A window of Agrobacterium tumefaciens contains these coding sequences:
- a CDS encoding dihydrolipoamide acetyltransferase family protein yields the protein MAEFTLTMPDVGEGVAEAELVEWNVKPGDIVHEDMVLAAVMTDKATVEIPSPVAGVVTWLAVTVGNTVPVKAPLLRIETDAATAAIDREADAIDREAAAEAPVVIAEAEAPADMTEAPPPVEAHHPARDISEPSPESAAEPHHKPLAAPAVRQRADDLDIDLAKVKGTGPDGHITHSDLDGYLTARGRPERPSATASHDSAVEDVKLTGLRRKIAEKMVLSASRIPHITYVEEIDVTDLEDLRATMNGNRRSGQPKLTILPFLMRALVKAVADHPGMNATFDDEKGVVSHYEAVHIGIATQTPAGLTVPVVRHAETLGLWHCAEEVARVAEAARTGTAHREELMGSTITISSLGPLGGVVSTPIINHPEVAIIGVNKIMTRPVWDGARFVPRKIMNLSSSFDHRVVDGWDAAVFIQAMKALLEKPALIFIE from the coding sequence ATGGCGGAATTTACCCTCACAATGCCCGATGTGGGTGAAGGTGTTGCAGAAGCCGAATTGGTCGAGTGGAACGTCAAGCCGGGAGATATCGTCCATGAAGATATGGTGCTTGCGGCCGTCATGACGGATAAGGCGACCGTGGAAATCCCATCGCCGGTGGCGGGGGTCGTCACCTGGCTCGCCGTCACTGTCGGGAACACTGTACCGGTGAAGGCGCCGCTCCTGCGCATCGAGACGGATGCTGCAACGGCTGCCATTGATCGCGAAGCGGACGCCATTGATCGCGAAGCCGCTGCCGAAGCGCCGGTCGTTATCGCGGAGGCGGAAGCGCCAGCCGATATGACCGAAGCTCCGCCACCCGTTGAAGCACACCATCCAGCCCGGGACATCAGCGAACCTTCACCGGAAAGCGCTGCCGAGCCGCATCATAAGCCGCTCGCAGCGCCCGCCGTGCGCCAGCGCGCCGACGATCTCGATATCGATCTCGCAAAGGTTAAGGGAACGGGACCGGATGGGCACATCACCCATAGCGATCTCGATGGATATCTGACGGCGCGTGGCCGGCCGGAACGTCCTTCGGCCACCGCGTCGCATGACAGCGCCGTCGAGGATGTGAAACTGACGGGCCTGCGCCGCAAGATTGCCGAGAAGATGGTGCTGTCGGCGTCCCGCATTCCCCACATCACCTATGTCGAAGAGATCGACGTCACGGATCTCGAGGATCTTCGCGCGACGATGAACGGCAACCGTCGTTCCGGGCAGCCGAAACTGACGATCCTGCCGTTTTTAATGCGCGCTCTGGTGAAAGCCGTTGCCGATCATCCCGGCATGAATGCCACCTTTGACGACGAGAAAGGGGTCGTCAGCCACTACGAGGCGGTTCATATTGGCATCGCCACGCAAACGCCGGCGGGCCTGACGGTTCCGGTCGTTCGCCATGCGGAAACGCTCGGCCTTTGGCACTGTGCGGAGGAAGTTGCACGCGTTGCCGAAGCCGCCCGCACCGGCACAGCACATCGGGAAGAGTTGATGGGCTCCACGATAACCATCAGCTCGCTTGGGCCGTTAGGCGGTGTCGTTTCGACGCCCATCATCAACCATCCCGAGGTGGCAATCATTGGTGTCAACAAGATCATGACCCGGCCGGTCTGGGATGGGGCCCGCTTTGTGCCGCGCAAGATCATGAACCTGTCGTCCAGCTTCGATCATCGTGTCGTGGACGGGTGGGACGCAGCC